One Antedon mediterranea chromosome 1, ecAntMedi1.1, whole genome shotgun sequence genomic window, ATATAACTTGTTCAAACATTTTTGCGCAGAGCacatttacatttataataactGACGAATATTGTCGTGCctataatatcaaaatacacTCGTATTGATAAAACTCTTTAATGAACTAGTGCTAAAAGTTAACTGAGACTCTATATGAACACTGATCAAGAAAATTGTCATATAAATATTTAGCAAACAGGTAATAGTTTTGTCTCAACTAACTAggaatatttttatgtttatatttacttACGAAATAACGAACGAGATATAACAAAAGTGGAGCCTTTTCACATGATATATTTAAACGCGTTGCACACGATACACTCGGTACACTTCAGGCCCGACATTCGTTTTACAGGGGTGTTCAAATTTGGAAGCCTTTGATAGACCAACCTATTACTTCCTCCTCACCGTGTTGGGATTGAGTAAGGATATTTTGACGATATGGACCTATAGTTTGCCTGAAACTaagtaaaaattgtataaaagttCAGGCTTGGAATCATTGTATGAAACATTAAATAGATATTTGAATCTGAAATATGCACTGGCTCGAGCCAATTTCAATGATAAGGGCGGTTCAACGAGAAAGGTCTTCAGCACCACCTCAgtcccaccatggttggggctgaggcgTGTACGACACGTACAACAATTTTCTTCTGCCATAAGTGCGCACCTACTCTTCCGAAAGACCTTAtacaagaagacttgttctaccacaaGAACCATGGTCGATGAGGAGAACATTGAACCCTTGGAACATTGAACCCGTGCAGATTATGGTTTTCGGTTGCCTTTGCCTTAATCGTTCTGCCACTCGACAAATATGtatgtgtttatttataatgttgTAGTATCAAACAAGGACTGAAGAATTAAGACCCAAGCGTCAAGTATTTCTCGTAAACGCAGATTTTCTCCTCATTTATACTTATGTTCACACACAACCTTTTGacattttgagtaattttcATGGAAGGTAGCcttgtaggcctagctatatAATTCTATTTCTTTAAACAGATTATAGACGTGCGCCAAttgttaattaaacaaaaataactttgaatGCACATACCGCGATTCATAGGCTATATTTAATTTTCTACGAAACGACcctgttatttatttttagaagaGTTTTATAATAGTACGGTATGCGATAAAAACAGCCGCGTTGAAATAAACTATTATACCGATCCAGCATTTGCACCACATCAGTCCCACCATGGTAGCAAACTGCTGTAGTATCAAACAAGGACTGAAGAATTAAGGTTTTCACGTAAAAGCGGATTTtctgataatttattttcaaacacaAACGCCTTTTGTTTTCATGgaaggtaggctaggcctaaatataattcGATTTCTTTAAACAGATTATAGAGGTACGCCAATTATTCATTAAACAATAGCAACTTTGTTGAGGTATATTTGTATTTTggacaaaaatatattatgttattatgttattattaaataaatagaatagTTTGTAACTTGACTTGAGTTATACTCTAATGAGTAggtctacaaataaaaatttatcCGATATAATTGAAAtcattatcggttaatttttctcGATTATTTTTTTGCTGCGGAAACACGGCCTTCGTAATCTTAATTAGTTTATAATTATGATGTGATTGTTAAACTTCAATTTTGAATTTTTGATAGAATTGAAAGATTGTAGTAATACTAATGTTTACAGGCAATTCATTTCTGATCAACTCACTACTGGACATCTTTTAGTTGGTGATTAATTTCACAATGATCtttaaatgaattttgtctattGTCTATAGTATACATCTTTTATGAAACAGTGacattgaaattaatttttgacCATTGGTCAAGTATTTCTCTTAAACGCAGATTTTCTCCTCATTTATACTTATGTTCAAACACAACCTTTTGACATTTTGAGTAATTTCCATGGAAGGTAGCCTTATAGACGTGCGCCAAttgttgattaaaaaaaataactttgaatGCACATACCGCGATTCATAGTCTATAGGTAATTTTCTACGAAACGACcctgttatttatttttagaagaGTTTTTTAATAGTACGGTATGCGATAAAAACAGCTATTGAAATAAACTATTATACCGATTCAGCATTTTGATGACTGGGTGACTGCGTTCTGTATTTTAGAAATTGCTAATTCTACACAACTATTTTAAGCCCGGAATGTGATATTATTTTGGTATTTAAAGTTGCAGGCgcaaaaatatggaacaatttaccaattaatattaaatcggcaccaacaattacgtcctttaaggctagatacaaatctcatttcttttcataaaaaactgacatgtattatatttaattaagtttctcttttgtatattttgattaagacaggaccacaatgtaaaacagatacactgttatctgattgttttatcctgtataaatatattatttattattattgttattattattattattatttgtattttggacaaaaatatattatgttattagGCCTAACTAGTGATTCGCACGTTTCACTAAAACTTTTAAACAGAACACTGTAACTTGACTTCAGTTATTAGCAATGAATACAATTTTGATGCACCATATTTCATACAATACACTAGTTCTTGCAATATTGATGCTTTAGAAACGTTAACAAGATATTTGAATCTGAAATATGCACTCAAGCCAAATTCAATGATAAGGGCGGTTTAATGATGGGTCTTCTTCACCACCTCAGTCCCACTATGGTTGCGGCTGAGGTGTGGACGACACCTACAACAATTTTCTTCTGCCATAAGGGTCTCTTCGTGCCGTGTCTTTAAGGCTTTTTGACACCGCCGGAGTAATCCCCTACTCTTCCGAAAGaccttatccgagaagatttTTCTACCACAAAACCATGATCGAGAGAGAGTCTTAATCCCTTGCATATTGTATGCTTATGGTTTCCGGTGCCCCTGCCCTAACCGCTCTGTCACTCGACATTATTTTCAGTTCTAAATAATTATGTGGTTATTTAAACTGCTGTAGTATCAACAAGGACTGAAGAATTAAGGTTTTCACGTAAAAGCGGATTTTctgataattaatttatatttattttcaaacacaAACGCCTTTTGTAGTAATTTTCATGgaaggtaggctaggcctaaacataATTCGACTTCTTTAAACAGATTATAGAGGTACGCCAATTATTCATTAAACAATAGCAACTTTGTTGAATTCACATAGGCCTACCGGGCGGAATaacatgtttttaatatagGATTTCGAGCAGAGAATAGTACGGTATTTTATATAAACAGCCGTTGAAATAAACTATTATACCCATTTAGCATTTGATGACTGGGTGACTGCGTTCTGGTTTTTTTAGAAATTGCtaatttaagattttatttcaaattttgaactttaaaaattgcaacaaattaatattattaatacattgtgCTTTTTGTAcgtttttcctttttttatatttttcactTCAGTAAACAAAGAAGATAACAAACTCATCTTTGGGAAAATATTggagaaaatgtattttttaccCACATCACAAAAATAGTTATGCATActattttaaagctctgtctacactattaaactggtatgaaaaaaaagtttgatgtgcctaaatatggtagtgatgtgatgttattgtgtccatatatgggtacatcacataacgtttgatagtgtagacaaacttTTATTCAAGTGAAAACATAATCGAATGAAAAGTTCATTTTAACACTGagcctgattttttttttagactcATGAACAAATAATCGCAAATCGAACAATTACTAAATGGACTACATGTAGATTTTATCCACttcatattatacaaatattaaatgttcactCGTGTAATTGTACAAATAAtagcatgaggtgaatgatgaaaaggttatatttcaacatttACCAAATTCTATTATTTGTAGGCTACTATTAGGGcctacacgaatataaaacattcattatttgctttatatttttatataacatctaaatagattcctgtcatttgaatcagatttaataaattgttggcctaggcctagtaggcctacattttattcatattgaagcagtaacatttggtttctaataaaatattaaatattatagttattttgattttataaacacacctaaAAGTAACTGAAGAGTTAATTATgccaacaaacgaccaaacaatcctaggcctagcaaaggctaaaacgcctagcctaataataacaGGTTTAGTAGACCTAGCTAGACTAGAAAATATATCTCTTCAAGATGTACTGTACTCCCATCACCAGTCATAACATTCAATCTTCGCGGCGgaagtacaaaataggtggcgctgttgtatttcaaaagcaatagtatTTGTTTACacgaaaaaaagtactattaatgAACGACAGCACGCCATGTGATCCACAGTCGTCCAATCAAAATGacggaatttatttaggtgttatataataatatgaattagCATGATTATATACTGATAGCATTTGGGACTCCAGATGGATGTATAAAGGTATATTCAGTGTGTCTTCCATTGTTCCGTTCGTCAATAAGTTGTCCAACCTTCTTTAGTCCATCCCTAAATCTGAAAATGAGAATGATCACATGATCAATTACTTTGTTGAGTCTTGTATTGTGTTCTGTTTGTTGTTCCCTGTGCATAACGCGACAAGACGTTCTATTTATTTTCATCGTGTATTTTACATtggtatttttattgcattgatagataatatcataaataaataaactgagaTCAAAAGATGGAAGTTGATTGGCCATGTGAtgaaaatggaaaacaataGTCATGGTATTATTACATGGAAACCAGAAGGCAGGGAAGATTCAGACGACATAAAACAACATGGCGGAGGACAGAGCAAAATAAAAGAGAGAGAATACATAGGACGGAGGACATGGAACGAAGTAAAAGAAATCGCCGCCGATAGAACCAATTGGAAAAATGCCACTGCAGCCTTATGGGCCACGAGGCCCGAAGAGGTAAGGTAAAACAAAAAGAATGTATATATTCAACTCACTTTTTAACAGCCTCTGCTCCAACTGGATCGAATTGATATTCAGTTTCAAAATCTCCCAGCCCATTGGTTGCCTTTTTACTCAACAGATGTGTGACTTCCATTACGTCCAGTGTTCCTTTCTTGTCTGGCAGTGCATTAAGAATGTCGTCTTCTGTTTTGGGATTCTAACATTTAATAAATTAGGATATTTTGTCTGTTAAATGTAGTGCAATTCTcaatataatgatataataattacgGAAGGAAGTCAATACATAGACGGCAACATTATTACCCAGTCAGTTGCAGCTTACTGGGTTCTTTATTCTTGcagttttatttctttctttcatgTGGTGTTCACAGTAAATATTATGTTCATCATTAATGAAAATTTTTAGAAACATATTAGCAAAGATCTACTACCTTGTTTTTTGGTGGTTCTCCGTTTAGTGACGCTGGGTAGTGTGGAGGAAATGCGTATTCGTCATACAGTCCAAAGTTAACCGCTGCGTGCATCACGCTACTTATGAATATAATAGACGTGATAGTCTGCGCAATCTCTTCATTAGTTGTGAAGGAACCATTTCCTGGTATGCCTTTAATGTCACATCCACCGTCATTTACGGGTAAAGACAGTACCTTGTGCCAGTCTTGCAATTCGTAATCATTCGCTATTTTATCAATTGTatctgaaaattaatttttaaaaaaggtcttTAAACTTAATTCATCGGATAATCATTACCTAATTGGAACTTTTACATtggaataaatacattttctgtTAACTGACGGTAGggctccaaataaattattgttcGTTTAATGCTGTTTATAGTGGTTAAGACAAGGGAAGGGCAATCGACTGATAGGCCTATACTCTATAATTGTTTAATTACCATGTATGCCTACCATAACGTCCGTTCACAACTGCGTTAACGTATACTGCTATTTCATTCCATAGCAATAGCCCATCATCTCTAAAGTGGTAATTGTGAAGTACTTCCGGGTCAATTAGACCCCTTGATTCAATTTCCTTTGGAAAGTTTCCATCAATATCCATTCGCCATGTTTTGAAACGGCGTTTTACGATTTCAAACATGCCGATACGTCCAATTGACATCGCGAGGTCAACCCAACCGCCTTCATTTACGAGGCTCGTTAATGCAAGACTGAAAGAAGAAATATATTATGATATATTGACATAgaagctgacgtgttcaaataaAGGTAGCCTAAGCGTGCATCTTTTACTGATTGTTTAATCCTGTATAAAGATGTTGCTAAATGAATAAATTTTGttacatatataaataaataaatagcaatcatagaaagcttggttcccagtaTACTAGGACGCAACAAAAATACATAAGCGCAACACAAGTCAATGTCAATTGACAAGCGACAGTTGTCATACTTCATCGCTAGTGATTGGTataatcacttgcgttgcgctgaCGTCTTTttgttacgtcctagtgggtgCCAAACTTAACAGACTTTAATAATTATAACCGAGCATGGACCAACGATTGGTCCGAGTTACAACCTACGTAAGTGGATCGTTTGTGATCACCAGTAATTAACTGTCTCTCTCAAGCTTATTATTCATGTCGAGCCAAAAATTAGGAAGTTTGAAGAGTATATCTTCAATTACTGTGAAATCTGATCTATTGTGTCTATGGCGATGAAAACAAAGTTGGAGCCTaccaatgtaaaatatattaagAATAGACACTATAACACGTATGGTGCACATTCGAGGCAAATTGACCGCTGAATTTGAAGAATGAGTTTTTACTGTAGGCATCAGCCATTCAGATGACACCTAAAGCCTgtgatgttttttatttttagcttCCTAACCGTTTAGacgcattattttttaaaacattttttttccatctACCAAGAGGAGACTGTTTTTTTTaacaccatatttaatgagggtgatccatccagcaattgctgaccattagggaccctcaggttcacaagacaaacatatacacaagatgctctacataaataGAGTCTTATGAATGAATGCTCTGAAAGATACTCGCCACTGTACATCATTGGACATGGTTAAAACCTTACTTACCTGTTGATGGACATTATATACATGAAATGAGGAGCCATCAAACGGAAAAGAGGATGTGAGGGCGAAAGGCAGCTGTGTGTGGCAGCAGCTACACTTTCCATTAAAAGGTGAGTCATCCCAAGATGCGTCGCAGATTGATGGTATGACGCGTCAGCATTGTTGTACCACATCTTAGCTAACATCCACGTGTATTCGCTGTCTGTCGGAAGAAACAcctataaaacaattattgttaaatatgaaCACAAAGCCTTTGTGTCAAACAGTGGCGTTCTTTAGCTTTCACTACGTGCCAAAACAGCATTTGCAGTATGACTAGTCGATCGCGTCGTAGAAACTGATTTTACAAAGCAATAGGGCTAGACAAAGGCtagccccaagtctgtatttaatTTGCCTCTTTTTATGTTAGTTCACCAGTGCGCGGTTCAATATTTGTCTGGAAAATATGAACACAATCTGAGCTCGCTTGAAACGCCATATGTACACTACGAACATATTTATCTTTCTACTAATATTAAGTAGAAACGCACCCTAGACTAGAATAGGGCGTGAACGACTGTCTGTTGTTTTCTGTGCAAGTCCTTATAAGGCATACGCACTGATATGCAATTCGTGGTTttctaaggctctgtctacactatcaaacaagtttgacaaaaaagtgtgatgtgctcaaatatggtagtgatatgctcaaacatagtagtgatatgacatcatcatgtccatatttgagcacatcacatgaTTTTGTCAAATAacgtttgttagtgtagacagagctttaggaaagttattattattaccggATTGTCGTCTGATTTGTCCTGGAAAAGTTGAATAGCAACTGGTAGTAAATCTTTTTCCTGGTTGGAAAAGAATAGCGCAATAGGACTACAAATCTACAAAGACAAAGTAAATCTCATTTTAGTAGGCCAATAACATcacaaaaaaactttttaaatggATAAAATGTCAGAAATAGTTTAGTGACTATCACATAAAATGTGTTGATGTTACCGTTTTAGATGGGTCCGTTGTCGGAAGTTCTTTTGTCATATCAAGATCCACTATAAAAAGTCGTTTCTTTTCAATAGCGCTCTCTATTGTCAAACCTTCCAAAAGGTTGCTGAGCATGTCGTTTGTCACACCGAATctaatgatattaaaaaaatatattgaaggagaataaacactagtaaagtaaaGTTGTGATACACCAAGTGTtttcaaaatacaagaaatcgATTGAAAACACATACTTTCTTTACTTAATTCATTACGTAGGCGTAAGTCTAAAattcttctttattgtatcaaacaattaatcaatacaaaaggtagccaagaTATAGCCGGagctaatcaagcttggtaccttttaCTTAAGCTACGagattaacaaataaataacagaacttaaaggaaaataaacatttgataacgtcaaaaacaaaacaaaacattttgaataataaataaataacataacataacataaaatgcTGTACtacactgtactgtaataaacaACACCATATTCAATAGATAATATCTGATGGATTagcaatatataaaacattgtaaattatagagcaagaaattaaaaattaatcaaactagtttgacaaaaaaacagtgtgatgtgctcaaatatggtagtcacaTTCTCAAATATGACagttacatcatcatgtccatacagtatatggccacatcacatgttttattgtcacatatagtttgatagtgtagacagagcttaatggaACCGTTCAGAAAGACTGGCTATGCGTTTTCTTGTTGTTTAGACATTTCGACTAGCAAATGAAATGCATTTTTTCCGAATTTGAATATATTCAAAGATTATGATTACGAAGTATTCTTAATGTTTATGTGATCGTGTCAGACATCCACGACTcatttttaattctaaaaataaatactataggaATACTTTTCTGGTATGCGAGTACAAAGCTGTATCAACAATGGATTACAGCCTGTTAATCTTTGCTTTCTAAATTCAAAATCAGATTTCCAACGATTTACTCTCTGTAAAGAGAAGATAAATTAGCAATGtcttcttattttttattttaatttcggCAAGCACATTTATACAAACATGACAATACAAAAATAGCTAGAATGCACCAAGAAGTGGCAAAAGAGGCCAACAGCTTCTGTCGCCAATTAGGCGTGCCACTCCAACAAACAAGTGACCTAAACGTACAGaaaccaatataaatatataacaaaagTATAATGGTTCTACAATCATTCTTTAAAATGTGTCTGAAAGAACCACCTGTTAAGCACAACCATGTACCTCAATTAAAAtctatacaataacaattatttacgGTTGGTTCATTGTAGTGGCCTCTGTAGACATTTTTAAGATCGTCGAGATCTTTCCAACGGCGAGATATCTGCTCAATTATTGCTGAGTCAACTTGGTCAATCACCGTTTCAGTGCCAAGTACCAGCTGAAATGGTAATTATAATGGAAATGTCAATGATGGATACAATACAGAAACACAACGGCACAGTGTTGTCACAAGTTaccattgaaaacaaaacaacttattttaaaaagcaCGCGCGCGGAAGGGTTATGAGTGAGATCTATCTTGGACAACGTGCAACTTCGGTCGCTGGTTTAAAAAGCCAAATTTATTGTGAATATACTGATGGTAATGTATAATAACACGTGTGTATATGCTCACCTGGTAAGACAAAGAGAATTTCTCAGAATCTGGTAATATTTTCacctgtaaacaaaataaaagttacCTTACTGGGGACAGTACAAGTTGTACCGCTGTACCGCTGAGTAATATTTACTGTCGGGTTCGGCACACACATGAAACTTAAAAGCTACCGTAAACACATATGAATATGAAAAAACAGAAATTACCATGAGGTATCGTTATGTTTGTGTCATGAATATTGCAAGTGGCAGTGTGCATACACAAGTGTCATTAATGATGcattaaattatgatttattttatttattttttttaccatatttaatgagggtaaATTGCTGATCAATAGGGATCCTATcaaaagacaaacatatacacaagatgctctacataaacaaagtcttagggagtggagttgtaattttgtccgtagaaaaaaattctgacatgtgacaggacttgaacccaggacccttggagtggtagccaagcatcataaccaccaagccacaactccactcaatTTCACAataaaggtaggcctaggcctaactatgGTTTAATTGTTGTTCTCAAACCAAACTTGAATTATTTGGCTAGGTCGTTTTGTACAGACATCTTTACCTGACATGGCATCCCTTCCTCTACTGGTGCAAAAGCGTAAGTTTTCTTCTTTTCCTCTAACTCCTTCTTTCGTTGTTCAGGAAATTTGTCGTATTGAGGTAACTCGCTGTCATGTTCTTGGAATTTTGTCCTACTGCCAGGTTTGATCCAGCCATTTATCGGAAAAACATACACCCCGTCGTCATGCTTTATCTTGATCCACTCTACAAACCATTTATCAAAGCTGTTCTCTGCCCTCTGTAACTCAATCTATGAAAAGTACCCAAGCTCATCCAAACTGTCGACCGGATATTCACTGATACTACCGGCTTTGATGTCATCTTGTTTCCAGTTTAAATTCAGGCGGATTTCCTGTGAACGTTTATTAATGGCACTTACAagaatgataaatatattttcatccTTCTCCGTCCCCTGATGATCACCAGTTTTGATCTCAATGAAATGACCCGGGCGTTGAAACATCGACGTAGTGGCTCCCATGctgaaattaatattatttatattctgtattatattgtaaagtttTTGATGATTTAAGTGTTAGACTCTAAATAATATGATATCTGGTAGGTGTAATTTTAAGTTAGTGATTTTCAATTACTTCTACTGCTTATTAAAGTTCCACTCCCTACgttttttttagatctattttaatgccacaaactacatttaatttaaaataaatactatattgcGATAACCTTTTTCGTCTttatactgttaaaaatgtaatatgcattgcgcgcggattgatattttcgtTTTTCTTCTGTGGTTCAACTTTCgctcgatcgatcgtgaaggccaaaaacaaaatgtaagaaTTATtgtaacttttcagcgaaaataccaggtTTCACCCAATCTGTATTAatggcaaaaacagaaagacaattaatgcagcaaccgTCAGGCTTGGAATGTTTAGCTAGAGTACCAGCTATGCATACAAAACTAAGCTTGCTATGCTATGCCTAAAGACCGTCGACGGGAGCTGGGAATtcaccgcgagctacttaggtagtgcattgtttctctctttttatcatactttaccataaaacgtacatttaagacaggaatgacctggtttaatgtttttttaagtaatacagtatatgcattatttttacaaaacctCAACAATTGTAGGGAATAGGTCttttaatttaaccattttgATTCACTATAATGGTACATGCCTTGTAAGTTTTTTTTCAcgaaattgtataaaatagaaTCACTTATCGCTTATAAACAACAAACTATCATTACATCCTGATAAAACTGAATCTAAAAGAAAACTTAAGAATGTTCTTCTT contains:
- the LOC140044613 gene encoding polyunsaturated fatty acid 5-lipoxygenase-like yields the protein MGATTSMFQRPGHFIEIKTGDHQGTEKDENIFIILIELQRAENSFDKWFVEWIKIKHDDGVYVFPINGWIKPGSRTKFQEHDSELPQYDKFPEQRKKELEEKKKTYAFAPVEEGMPCQVKILPDSEKFSLSYQLVLGTETVIDQVDSAIIEQISRRWKDLDDLKNVYRGHYNEPTRVNRWKSDFEFRKQRLTGCNPLLIQLCTRIPEKFGVTNDMLSNLLEGLTIESAIEKKRLFIVDLDMTKELPTTDPSKTICSPIALFFSNQEKDLLPVAIQLFQDKSDDNPVFLPTDSEYTWMLAKMWYNNADASYHQSATHLGMTHLLMESVAAATHSCLSPSHPLFRLMAPHFMYIMSINSLALTSLVNEGGWVDLAMSIGRIGMFEIVKRRFKTWRMDIDGNFPKEIESRGLIDPEVLHNYHFRDDGLLLWNEIAVYVNAVVNGRYDTIDKIANDYELQDWHKVLSLPVNDGGCDIKGIPGNGSFTTNEEIAQTITSIIFISSVMHAAVNFGLYDEYAFPPHYPASLNGEPPKNKNPKTEDDILNALPDKKGTLDVMEVTHLLSKKATNGLGDFETEYQFDPVGAEAVKKFRDGLKKVGQLIDERNNGRHTEYTFIHPSGVPNAISI